One window from the genome of Magnolia sinica isolate HGM2019 chromosome 4, MsV1, whole genome shotgun sequence encodes:
- the LOC131242855 gene encoding defective in cullin neddylation protein AAR3-like isoform X3, which yields MRTLLGHCIYPMAVIYREYCEILSSGDSLGKLKAPLAVLSAYAESEGQTGVAALDGLRRLKSELDSYLLDSCHFSCFYQFVYFICRERGQKNILVSTGIEAWKLVLTGRFRLLDQWCGFVKEHQRHTISEDTWLQVLTFSIVVHEDLGNYDPEGSWPVLIDEFVEYMIRYHDCRNVLNNSVHIQGLPYDSESGYAVDSKSSSICGNSVRVGCKKRWLSSQEEASQVESVNCIAQRLARIPSPLFSKRIRSSYFTPDSESMEVN from the exons ATGAGGACCCTTTTGGGCCATTGCATTTATCCGATGGCGGTGATATACCGTGAGTATTGTG AAATTTTATCATCAGGTGATTCTCTGGGAAAGCTGAAAGCACCTTTGGCCGTACTTTCAGCATATGCAGAATCCGAAGGTCAAACTGG GGTTGCTGCTCTTGATGGACTCCGTAGACTCAAGTCAGAGCTGGACTCATAT CTGTTGGATTCATGCCATTTCTCCTGCTTTTATCAATTTGTTTACTTCATTTGTCGGGAAAGAGGCCAAAAGAATATCC TTGTAAGCACAGGGATTGAGGCGTGGAAGCTGGTTTTGACTGGAAGGTTTCGACTACTTGATCAATGGTGTGGTTTTGTAAAG GAACATCAACGCCACACTATCTCTGAAGATACTTGGTTACAAGTTTTGACCTTCAGCATAGTTGTGCATGAAGATCTCGGCAATTATGACCCTGAAG GTTCTTGGCCTGTCCTTATTGATGAATTTGTTGAGTATATGATAAG GTATCATGATTGCCGGAATGTGCTTAACAACTCGGTGCACATTCAGGGGCTACCCTATGATTCTGAAAGTGGGTATGCAGTTGATTCCAAGTCGAGTTCTATATGTG GAAATAGTGTTCGTGTTGGATGCAAGAAGCGATGGTTATCATCCCAAGAAGAGGCTAGTCAAGTAGAATCTGTAAATTGTATAGCTCAAAGGCTTGCTAGGATTCCCAGTCCATTGTTCTCCAAGCGCATTCGCTCCAGCTATTTTACGCCggactctgaatccatggaagtCAACTGA
- the LOC131242855 gene encoding defective in cullin neddylation protein AAR3-like isoform X1, with amino-acid sequence MRTLLGHCIYPMAVIYREYCEILSSGDSLGKLKAPLAVLSAYAESEGQTGVAALDGLRRLKSELDSYLLDSCHFSCFYQFVYFICRERGQKNILVSTGIEAWKLVLTGRFRLLDQWCGFVKEHQRHTISEDTWLQVLTFSIVVHEDLGNYDPEVFILIISTGSWPVLIDEFVEYMIRYHDCRNVLNNSVHIQGLPYDSESGYAVDSKSSSICGNSVRVGCKKRWLSSQEEASQVESVNCIAQRLARIPSPLFSKRIRSSYFTPDSESMEVN; translated from the exons ATGAGGACCCTTTTGGGCCATTGCATTTATCCGATGGCGGTGATATACCGTGAGTATTGTG AAATTTTATCATCAGGTGATTCTCTGGGAAAGCTGAAAGCACCTTTGGCCGTACTTTCAGCATATGCAGAATCCGAAGGTCAAACTGG GGTTGCTGCTCTTGATGGACTCCGTAGACTCAAGTCAGAGCTGGACTCATAT CTGTTGGATTCATGCCATTTCTCCTGCTTTTATCAATTTGTTTACTTCATTTGTCGGGAAAGAGGCCAAAAGAATATCC TTGTAAGCACAGGGATTGAGGCGTGGAAGCTGGTTTTGACTGGAAGGTTTCGACTACTTGATCAATGGTGTGGTTTTGTAAAG GAACATCAACGCCACACTATCTCTGAAGATACTTGGTTACAAGTTTTGACCTTCAGCATAGTTGTGCATGAAGATCTCGGCAATTATGACCCTGAAG TTTTCATCCTCATAATATCAACAGGTTCTTGGCCTGTCCTTATTGATGAATTTGTTGAGTATATGATAAG GTATCATGATTGCCGGAATGTGCTTAACAACTCGGTGCACATTCAGGGGCTACCCTATGATTCTGAAAGTGGGTATGCAGTTGATTCCAAGTCGAGTTCTATATGTG GAAATAGTGTTCGTGTTGGATGCAAGAAGCGATGGTTATCATCCCAAGAAGAGGCTAGTCAAGTAGAATCTGTAAATTGTATAGCTCAAAGGCTTGCTAGGATTCCCAGTCCATTGTTCTCCAAGCGCATTCGCTCCAGCTATTTTACGCCggactctgaatccatggaagtCAACTGA
- the LOC131242855 gene encoding defective in cullin neddylation protein AAR3-like isoform X4 yields the protein MRTLLGHCIYPMAVIYREYCEILSSGDSLGKLKAPLAVLSAYAESEGQTGVAALDGLRRLKSELDSYLLDSCHFSCFYQFVYFICRERGQKNILVSTGIEAWKLVLTGRFRLLDQWCGFVKEHQRHTISEDTWLQVLTFSIVVHEDLGNYDPEVFILIISTGSWPVLIDEFVEYMIRYHDCRNVLNNSVHIQGLPYDSESGYAVDSKSSSICVERLARTNYTIP from the exons ATGAGGACCCTTTTGGGCCATTGCATTTATCCGATGGCGGTGATATACCGTGAGTATTGTG AAATTTTATCATCAGGTGATTCTCTGGGAAAGCTGAAAGCACCTTTGGCCGTACTTTCAGCATATGCAGAATCCGAAGGTCAAACTGG GGTTGCTGCTCTTGATGGACTCCGTAGACTCAAGTCAGAGCTGGACTCATAT CTGTTGGATTCATGCCATTTCTCCTGCTTTTATCAATTTGTTTACTTCATTTGTCGGGAAAGAGGCCAAAAGAATATCC TTGTAAGCACAGGGATTGAGGCGTGGAAGCTGGTTTTGACTGGAAGGTTTCGACTACTTGATCAATGGTGTGGTTTTGTAAAG GAACATCAACGCCACACTATCTCTGAAGATACTTGGTTACAAGTTTTGACCTTCAGCATAGTTGTGCATGAAGATCTCGGCAATTATGACCCTGAAG TTTTCATCCTCATAATATCAACAGGTTCTTGGCCTGTCCTTATTGATGAATTTGTTGAGTATATGATAAG GTATCATGATTGCCGGAATGTGCTTAACAACTCGGTGCACATTCAGGGGCTACCCTATGATTCTGAAAGTGGGTATGCAGTTGATTCCAAGTCGAGTTCTATATGTG TTGAGAGATTGGCGAGGACCAACTACACTATTCCCTGA
- the LOC131242855 gene encoding defective in cullin neddylation protein AAR3-like isoform X2, with amino-acid sequence MRTLLGHCIYPMAVIYQILSSGDSLGKLKAPLAVLSAYAESEGQTGVAALDGLRRLKSELDSYLLDSCHFSCFYQFVYFICRERGQKNILVSTGIEAWKLVLTGRFRLLDQWCGFVKEHQRHTISEDTWLQVLTFSIVVHEDLGNYDPEVFILIISTGSWPVLIDEFVEYMIRYHDCRNVLNNSVHIQGLPYDSESGYAVDSKSSSICGNSVRVGCKKRWLSSQEEASQVESVNCIAQRLARIPSPLFSKRIRSSYFTPDSESMEVN; translated from the exons ATGAGGACCCTTTTGGGCCATTGCATTTATCCGATGGCGGTGATATACC AAATTTTATCATCAGGTGATTCTCTGGGAAAGCTGAAAGCACCTTTGGCCGTACTTTCAGCATATGCAGAATCCGAAGGTCAAACTGG GGTTGCTGCTCTTGATGGACTCCGTAGACTCAAGTCAGAGCTGGACTCATAT CTGTTGGATTCATGCCATTTCTCCTGCTTTTATCAATTTGTTTACTTCATTTGTCGGGAAAGAGGCCAAAAGAATATCC TTGTAAGCACAGGGATTGAGGCGTGGAAGCTGGTTTTGACTGGAAGGTTTCGACTACTTGATCAATGGTGTGGTTTTGTAAAG GAACATCAACGCCACACTATCTCTGAAGATACTTGGTTACAAGTTTTGACCTTCAGCATAGTTGTGCATGAAGATCTCGGCAATTATGACCCTGAAG TTTTCATCCTCATAATATCAACAGGTTCTTGGCCTGTCCTTATTGATGAATTTGTTGAGTATATGATAAG GTATCATGATTGCCGGAATGTGCTTAACAACTCGGTGCACATTCAGGGGCTACCCTATGATTCTGAAAGTGGGTATGCAGTTGATTCCAAGTCGAGTTCTATATGTG GAAATAGTGTTCGTGTTGGATGCAAGAAGCGATGGTTATCATCCCAAGAAGAGGCTAGTCAAGTAGAATCTGTAAATTGTATAGCTCAAAGGCTTGCTAGGATTCCCAGTCCATTGTTCTCCAAGCGCATTCGCTCCAGCTATTTTACGCCggactctgaatccatggaagtCAACTGA